Proteins from a genomic interval of Debaryomyces hansenii CBS767 chromosome E complete sequence:
- a CDS encoding DEHA2E02464p (weakly similar to uniprot|P40851 Saccharomyces cerevisiae YPR122W AXL1 Haploid specific endoprotease that performs one of two N-terminal cleavages during maturation of a-factor mating pheromone) codes for MKDYYRSIKTYPTDFKVPLSDSNRGHRIFQLANGILTLVISDPSNEIGSASICVATGSHNDPDYIPGLAHLCEHALFMGTKEFPKPNLYHETVQAYGGLTNAFTTGEQTCFQFEVPVINGNIGNLNPKTNMEEDGDESIFDHVLRNFASFFKSPLFRENEIRNEISSVNEENICNLSSPEKIFFHALKSLSNKGHPFSRFATGNVQTLENVPKSLKLNLYSELFKFYQSYYLPEKMTLVISGPQSLNHLQRLALMNFSSIGKKSIKIKKSCETDSLKHHLSEFSILSESWRMVYREPLFKQCNISKCLFVKSDTHSRLRIIFPMKPTKSQKEYKLYQHAWMNILGDESIGSLCAYLIELEDLAFSVNSFRQSLTFQDDVLILDITLTSKGQNNISKILMSIFQYINQIILNCSYSTMGHYLSDMATIETLNFIHRESNNSPMKEAAALAEILQKDISVINPLNILKGYNDWMDEDLDYSGDYKVDPGWWRLMAAKFIAATMKTLNSANCNILILDSNPLIVNTIRCYSANSIVLNTKDHYNDFEYTVCDIDNLFINKKSLEYCSYFSFPEPNIYLAYNQKDLNSIVENISLKASNISWGFSAYRISETEPKLIDSSQFHEIWHKFDESTSKVTASCRVQSLCLDPSPSVTIGIEILVELIGNKLRHELFPGELVGYSWGLFPGLNCSPSITLTTTGLTDKFSMFLFFIIEKIQEITSNFKTLPYRQFTRAQASVRKRYEDFSKSGGVDKAMAGSIFLLEEGIWSLKQRLDALDEMNMSLLEVISLELFCELQHLNIFIQGDIKIHEAFKISRILQSLGRYEKKTNINNFQETNLSSYLLKQGKSYIYEDNDTNNGATNTILYYIQIGSRDNVFNRSISKFVAHILSIFAATELRTKRKLGYLVYSGSKLFRTTTGIYITISSGSHSPHYLNSQIEDFLYELELKLFEYSEEKFESFKTTFVESYLKHNTQKDELFQNNELYGVNPVKSSSVFPKGKMYYMHRNYFDKIVNKTYTFGGMNGEYEIDLSIIDELTKDKFFEFFKSRISIKSRKKSSLSLLLFSQEKVKSKSLKTQILEFLTEEGIPVSNNNLEDMIDEYNNNDPNFSKSGPNMNPKVKNERTKLIMYTLKKIYRSKIERFTSSNHNKYRKMKRNDIVKNLGENYISNEPYLVPTILTDWKQLHDESTLKKNICN; via the coding sequence ATGAAAGATTACTATCGTTCAATAAAAACATACCCGACAGACTTTAAAGTTCCTTTATCCGATTCAAATCGTGGTCatagaatttttcaattggCAAATGGCATTTTAACTCTCGTAATATCCGATCCCAGTAATGAAATTGGATCTGCAAGTATATGTGTTGCGACTGGTTCCCATAATGATCCTGATTATATCCCAGGTTTGGCTCATTTATGTGAGCATGCTTTATTCATGGGAACAAAGGAATTTCCGAAGCCAAATTTGTACCATGAGACTGTGCAGGCTTATGGTGGGCTAACGAATGCCTTTACTACCGGAGAACAAACctgttttcaatttgaagtGCCCGTTATTAATGGAAATATAGGAAACCTAAACCCTAAAACTAATATGGAAGAAGATGGTGATGAATCCATTTTTGATCATGTCTTGAGAAATTTTGCCAGTTTCTTCAAAAGTCCATTATTTCgtgaaaatgaaattagaaatgaaatatcGTCCGTCAACGAAGAGAATATTTGCAATCTAAGTTCTCCAGAGAAGATCTTTTTCCATGCTTTGaaatctttatcaaataaaggTCATCCCTTTAGTCGTTTCGCTACTGGAAATGTACAAACACTAGAAAACGTTCCCAAGTCATTAAAgctaaatttatattctgaattattcaagttttACCAATCCTATTATTTACCTGAGAAAATGACTCTAGTTATAAGTGGACCCCAATCTTTGAACCATTTGCAAAGACTAGCATTAATGAATTTCTCTAGTATTGGTAAGAAATcaatcaaaattaaaaagtCTTGTGAAACAGACCTGTTGAAACATCATTTATCTGAATTCTCAATTCTATCCGAATCCTGGAGAATGGTATACAGAGAACCTCTCTTTAAACAATGCAACATAAGTAAATGTCTATTCGTCAAAAGTGATACCCATTCACGTCTTCGTATAATATTTCCGATGAAACCAACGAAATCTCAGAaggaatataaattataccAACATGCGTGGATGAATATATTAGGCGATGAATCAATAGGATCCTTATGTGCctatttgattgaattagAAGACCTTGCATTTTCTGTAAATCTGTTTCGTCAATCATTAACATTTCAAGACGACGTGTTGATATTGGATATTACATTGACAAGTAAGGGacaaaataatattctgaaaatattaatgtcAATATTCCAGTAtatcaatcaaataattttaaattgCTCTTACAGTACCATGGGTCATTACTTGTCTGATATGGCCACAATTGAaactttgaatttcatCCATAgagaatcaaataattctccTATGAAAGAAGCTGCAGCTTTGGCTGAGATATTACAGAAAGACATAAGTGTCATAAACCCtttgaatatattgaaagGTTATAATGATTGGAtggatgaagatttggattaTAGTGGTGATTATAAGGTGGACCCAGGATGGTGGCGCTTGATGGCTGCAAAATTTATTGCAGCGACTATGAAAACCCTTAACTCGGCCAATTGTAATATCTTGATACTTGATTCCAATCCACTTATAGTGAATACGATTAGATGTTATTCTGCAAACTCAATAGTGTTGAATACTAAGGACCATTATAACGACTTTGAATATACAGTCTGTGATATAGATAATCTATTCATAAACAAGAAATCTTTAGAATATTGTTCTTATTTTTCCTTCCCAGAgccaaatatttatttagCTTATAACCAAAAGGACCTAAACTCTATCGTGGAGAATATTTCACTTAAAGCctcaaatatatcttggGGCTTTCTGGCTTATAGAATATCAGAAACAGAGCCTAAGCTTATTGATTCTTCTCAGTTTCATGAAATTTGGCacaaatttgatgaatcaaCTTCTAAGGTTACAGCTTCTTGTCGAGTACAAAGCTTGTGCTTAGATCCATCACCAAGTGTCACTATTGGGATAGAAATATTAGTTGAATtaattggaaataaatTGCGTCATGAATTATTCCCTGGAGAATTAGTAGGATATTCTTGGGGGTTATTTCCAGGCTTAAACTGTTCACCATCGATTACACTCACAACCACCGGACTCACGGACAAGTTTAGCatgtttttgttttttatCATAGAGAAAATTCAGGAAATtacttcaaattttaaaaCTTTGCCATACAGGCAATTTACAAGAGCCCAAGCCTCCGTAAGAAAACGTTATGAagacttttcaaaatcCGGAGGAGTTGACAAGGCTATGGCAggttcaatatttttgcTAGAAGAGGGAATTTGGTCCCTTAAGCAGCGTCTAGACGCTCTAGATGAAATGAATATGAGCCTTTTAGAAGTAATAAGTTTAGAACTCTTTTGCGAGTTACAacatttaaatatatttattcaaggTGATATTAAAATTCATGAAGCTTTTAAAATATCTAGAATACTCCAATCTTTAGGAAGATACGAAAAGAAaaccaatatcaataaCTTCCAAGAAACAAATCTATCCAGTTATTTGTTGAAACAAGGTAAAAGCTATAtatatgaagataatgatacAAACAACGGTGCAACAAATACTATACTCTactatattcaaattgGAAGTCGAGACAATGTATTCAATAggtcaatttcaaaatttgttgCGCACatattatctatttttgCAGCAACTGAGTTAAGAACAAAACGAAAGTTAGGGTACCTTGTATATAGTGGTTCTAAGTTATTTAGAACCACTACCGGTATATACATAACCATATCTAGTGGAAGCCACAGCCCCCACTATTTGAACTCACAAATAGAGGATTTCTTATATGAATTAGAGTTGAaactatttgaatattccGAAGAGAAATTCGAAAGTTTCAAAACAACCTTTGTTGAAAGCTACTTAAAGCACAATACTCAAAAAGAcgaattatttcaaaataatgagTTATACGGTGTAAATCCAGTAAAAAGCAGTAGTGTTTTCCCCAAGGGCAAAATGTATTACATGCACAGAAATTATTTCGATAAGATTGTTAACAAAACTTATACTTTTGGAGGGATGAACGGAGAATATGAAATCGACCTACTGATAATCGACGAATTAACGaaagataaattttttgaattctttaaatcGAGAATATCTATAAAATCTAGAAAGAAATCCTCTCTTTCACTACTTTTATTCAGCCAGGAGAAAGTCAAGTCCAAATCTCTTAAAACACAGATACTTGAATTCTTGACTGAAGAAGGAATTCCTGTTAGTAATAACAATCTAGAAGACATGATagatgaatataataataatgatccTAATTTCTCTAAAAGTGGTCCTAATATGAATCCCAAAgttaaaaatgaaagaacAAAACTAATCATGTACactttgaagaagatatataGATCAAAAATCGAAAGATTTACTTCAAGTAatcataataaatataggaagatgaagagaaATGATATAGTCAAAAATCTAGGAGagaattatatttcaaatgagCCTTATTTGGTGCCAACAATATTAACAGACTGGAAACAGTTACATGATGAAAGCACactaaagaaaaatatctGCAACTGA
- a CDS encoding DEHA2E02508p (some similarities with CA1368|IPF15969 Candida albicans IPF15969) produces MAIMEIPGYYYDEIKKKYFKITNGGVSSQYHNNIIQAKKRRIEHDIETKTINSDIKSTKNTRTIKEIQKWRHYASPYNLQKLRLGFCKLDKSTYDFEMMRGWHYLKTLKYEDNKIWGKFKDKYFISTDGCVMNISAVDGLGTFSTCARCDELKITNYHQQLTNEGFMIFEPTIEVLVTNGKFVFKYITFSACDTDMFMGFFKFERYDPKTRKQDLSLNLIQYVKTINDRRIKGELMSILGIGLMKIDSDDFHYANVEFKNNCRITSALIQDNQLILGTNRGDGYLFDFTNSGKFYKCKRFTVRKGLYSIKKIVKNDRNTFISGSTSKLFVLDSNMHISMVITHDDGVKDFHVRANSDIIIVGLKSIKVYNYNDPQSQPVAIKYFNDNITHQISLFEENYFMVNQSHNEILVVHYSDYNTFSLTLVNRGRYLVNFINLSSGIYILHWDCDGKSIYEMYKI; encoded by the coding sequence ATGGCTATTATGGAAATACCCGGTTACTACtatgatgaaataaagaagaagtacTTTAAGATAACCAACGGTGGAGTGAGCTCTCAAtatcataataatataatacaagCTAAGAAAAGACGAATTGAGCATGACATAGAAACAAAAACTATAAACTCTGATATAAAGTCGACTAAAAACACAAGAACAATCAAAGAAATCCAGAAATGGAGACATTATGCCAGTCCGTATAATTTGCAAAAACTTAGATTAGGTTTTTGTAAGTTAGACAAACTGACCTACGATTTTGAAATGATGAGAGGATGGCACTACTTGAAGACGTTGAAATATGAggataataaaatatggggaaaatttaaagataaataCTTCATAAGTACCGATGGTTGTGTGATGAACATATCTGCAGTGGACGGGCTAGGAACTTTTTCAACATGTGCTAGGTgtgatgaattgaaaataacgaATTATCATCAGCAATTAACGAATGAGGGTTTCATGATATTCGAACCAACTATTGAAGTACTAGTCACTAATGGGAAGTTTGTTTTTAAATACATAACGTTTAGCGCATGCGATACAGATATGTTCATGggattttttaaatttgaaagatatgATCCAAAAACAAGGAAACAGGACCTCAGTCTCAATTTAATACAATATGTCAAAACTATCAACGACAGACGTATAAAAGGTGAGTTAATGCTGATTCTTGGCATCGGgttaatgaaaattgattCTGATGACTTCCATTATGCGAATGTGgaattcaaaaacaacTGCAGAATTACGAGTGCATTAATACAGGATAACCAGCTAATACTTGGAACTAACCGTGGTGATGGTTACTTATTTGACTTTACTAATAGTGGTAAATTTTATAAGTGTAAGAGGTTTACAGTGCGAAAGGGATTATATCTGATTAAAAAGATCGTAAAAAACGATAGGAATACTTTCATCAGCGGATCAACTAGTAAACTATTTGTCTTAGATAGCAATATGCACATATCTATGGTCATAACTCACGATGATGGTGTCAAAGATTTTCATGTTCGAGCGAATAGCgatattatcattgttggcttgaaatcaattaaagTCTACAACTACAATGATCCCCAGTCACAGCCCGTAgcaattaaatatttcaatgataatatcaCTCACCAGATATCGTTGTTTGAAGAAAACTATTTCATGGTAAATCAATCTCACAATGAGATTTTGGTTGTGCATTATTCCGATTACAACACTTTTTCGCTAACGCTAGTCAATAGAGGTAGATATTTGgtgaattttataaatCTTTCCTCTGGCATATATATCTTGCATTGGGATTGCGATGGTAAAAGCATATATGAAATGTATAAAATTTGA
- a CDS encoding DEHA2E02530p (weakly similar to uniprot|Q6CRU7 Kluyveromyces lactis KLLA0D06281g), translating into MDIFEKIAFTKLNSVVSIDVVEKEPVLNIPVITFAHEMSNLGFSITKQVYNYLCNLKNPNEKCAKILEIAKESVGAHVKMKAFYPDFPLQVMNMVEADLYFLAAMHYWSCGYWKLSFIESSRPELKEVTHQTTISLISIKHVKAYFYKILSSKQGVPEALLTFVDAAINEGWTCGFSGEIPFKENLCRVATYLVKKGESINNVISTSTDILRVMASLSESDIELKKKIRFKSLSRKYRRIIILALEEVINISDIKAYESLWKIAFHSLHVGEFGGKTADIASRFRNENNVKTSETIIAEAIKDGNTKLAMVKLIHKPSVFARSLDKLLRDSNKETAEFIIKQFASIINKIDAKILLQLFGHFKGRKINESSSRVVFTAGSQGRAIMVPKLTEMDNDIVRGIINIITIELEKQFYNKGHLKNRKVYIGIEAKGVLLPSQLASISDNKRTISRGSRVPIDIIPLDIEKNILRMFIHWIGDDIDLSALFLSEDLNTQSHIAFTNLKDDFAWHSGDIVNAPGPDGASEFIDIDLKKAQEFGKRYVCMDVRVFCGPSFLEHEQCFAGFMLRKEPQSGEIFEPLTVRCKFDITSKGRSADICLFDMKTREMIWIDTMINHGQTANSLANNTASSVYIIRAFLKMEQSKVNINELVSMHARAVDANIVSQRDEADFTVGLGEGDLDVYNFTSINADWI; encoded by the coding sequence ATGGATATATTCGAAAAGATTGCTTTTACCAAATTGAATTCTGTTGTTTCTATAGACGTAGTGGAGAAAGAACCTGTGTTGAACATACCTGTCATCACTTTTGCCCATGAGATGTCAAATCTTGGATTCTCCATCACAAAACAAGTATATAACTATCTTTgtaatttgaagaatccAAATGAAAAGTGTGCtaaaatattagaaatagCTAAAGAATCTGTTGGAGCTCATGTGAAAATGAAGGCATTCTATCCAGATTTCCCGCTTCAAGTGATGAATATGGTTGAAGCTGACTTGTATTTTTTGGCTGCAATGCATTATTGGAGTTGCGGGTACTGGAAACTCTCTTTTATAGAATCAAGTCGACCCGAACTTAAAGAAGTTACCCATCAAACAACTATTTCTTTGATCTCTATAAAGCATGTTAAGGCATATTTCTATAAAATTTTGTCTTCGAAACAAGGTGTCCCAGAAGCGTTGTTAACTTTTGTTGACGCGGCCATCAATGAAGGATGGACTTGTGGGTTTAGTGGGGAAATTCcattcaaagaaaatttatgTCGTGTAGCAACATATCTTGTTAAGAAGGGagaatcaattaataacGTAATATCAACATCGACGGACATACTACGTGTTATGGCTTCTCTATCAGAATcagatattgaattgaaaaaaaaaatacgCTTCAAATCATTGAGTCGCAAATATCGGcgtattattatattggCATTAGAAGAAGTTATAAATATCTCTGATATCAAGGCATATGAATCCTTATGGAAAATTGCATTTCATTCACTTCATGTAGGCGAGTTTGGTGGAAAAACAGCCGACATTGCATCTCGTTTTCgtaatgaaaataatgtaAAGACATCTGAAACAATAATAGCAGAAGCTATTAAGGACGGTAACACTAAGTTGGCGATGGTAAAGTTGATACATAAACCGTCCGTGTTTGCACGCTCccttgataaattattgagagactctaataaagaaacagctgaatttattataaaaCAATTTGCTTcaatcatcaataaaattgatgCTAAGATACTTTTGCAGCTATTCGGTCATTTTAAAGGCCgcaaaatcaatgaatcGAGCTCTAGGGTTGTTTTCACGGCTGGAAGCCAAGGAAGAGCTATCATGGTTCCCAAACTAACTGAAAtggataatgatattgtaaGAGgtattataaatatcatcaCCATCGAGTTAGAGAAACAATTCTATAATAAAGGACATTTAAAAAATAGAAAAGTATATATTGGCATAGAAGCTAAAGGAGTGTTACTACCTTCTCAACTAGCCTCCATATCTGACAATAAAAGAACAATATCTCGTGGTTCTAGAGTCCCCATTGATATTATACCTTTAGATATCgaaaaaaatattcttcgtATGTTTATACATTGGATTGGTGATGATATAGACTTAAGTGCATTATTTTTAAGCGAAGATTTGAACACACAAAGTCACATAGCTTTcacaaatttgaaagacGACTTTGCTTGGCATTCAGGTGATATTGTCAATGCTCCTGGACCTGATGGTGCTAGcgaatttattgatattgatctCAAAAAAGCACAAGAGTTTGGCAAACGTTATGTTTGCATGGATGTTAGAGTTTTCTGCGGTCCTAGTTTCTTAGAACACGAACAATGTTTTGCAGGGTTTATGCTCCGTAAGGAGCCGCAATCtggtgaaatatttgaaccTTTAACTGTCCGTTGTAAATTTGACATCACCAGTAAAGGCAGATCAGCTGATATTTGTCTTTTTGACATGAAAACCAGAGAAATGATTTGGATTGATACCATGATAAACCACGGACAGACTGCCAACAGTCTTGCTAATAACACGGCAAGTTCTGTGTATATTATTCGTGCATTTCTCAAGATGGAGCAAAGCAAGGTCAACATAAATGAACTAGTATCTATGCACGCAAGAGCTGTAGACGCAAACATCGTTTCACAAAGAGATGAAGCTGATTTTACAGTTGGGTTGGGAGAAGGTGATCTTGACGTATACAATTTTACATCGATAAATGCTGATTGGATTTAG
- a CDS encoding DEHA2E02552p (no similarity), with protein sequence MLEIILCKIQISSDYFLTFEAKTSLHSPECFVRDEFILV encoded by the coding sequence ATGTTAGAAATCATTTTATGCAAGATTCAAATTTCAAGTGACTATTTCTTAACCTTCGAAGCTAAAACTTCATTGCATTCTCCAGAGTGTTTTGTAAGAGATGAATTCATACTTGTATAG
- a CDS encoding DEHA2E02574p (similar to CA3328|IPF10564 Candida albicans IPF10564), which produces MLQMVGKISAVKSHFTNILIIGGSYGGITSVKIIRDLLKTRQTEDKLKRGDEKFKITMIEPKEGFLNLIAIPRTLVDMDFARTQYFKYTDIGGLGIHKVIDANGNIKATNNEEDKNDLFEITCIQGKVLNVGEKEANFTINGDESRNIKFDYVILASGRDRNYPVTPAGRTKKEFLNEMKEFYDRITDEKIKTISIIGAGAVGIELSGEIKHYFPNKHVNLIHPHDSFPPEPLSGELKQRVKESLERANIDIHYDTRIQKELENGDLLTTTGSVIISDLNYWSTSKYNNIKIVDKYLRSDFLLPDSTLKVNDMLQLSNGEKTIPNFFCIGDIASLPIIKTAGWALFMASIVGKNIISNLFEEDMKEKLPPAEKMPRGILLVGGNGDVISSNNGIVELNNPEYVEAYKDYRFSSSFKYLELDLPTEN; this is translated from the coding sequence ATGCTTCAAATGGTGGGTAAAATAAGTGCAGTAAAGAGCCATTTCACgaatattcttattattggTGGCTCATACGGAGGAATAACTAGTGTTAAAATTATTCGGGACTTACTCAAGACTAGGCAAACTGAAGACAAGTTGAAGAGAGGAGATGAGAAGTTCAAGATTACAATGATCGAACCAAAGGAAGGGTTTTTGAACTTGATTGCTATACCTCGTACATTAGTTGATATGGACTTTGCTAGGACccaatattttaaatatacAGATATTGGTGGCTTAGGTATACACAAGGTTATTGATGCTAACGGAAATATTAAGGCAACGAATAATGAggaagataaaaatgatctttttgaaataacATGTATCCAAGGAAAAGTTTTGAATGTGGGAGAGAAAGAAGCAAATTTCACTATCAACGGAGATGAAAGtagaaatataaaatttgaCTATGTTATTTTAGCATCAGGCAGAGATAGAAACTACCCTGTTACACCTGCCGGAAGGACTAAAAAAGAATTCCTTAAtgaaatgaaagaattttaCGATAGAATTACTGATGAAAAGATTAAAACCATATCGATTATTGGTGCTGGTGCTGTTGGTATTGAATTATCAGGAGAAATCAAACACTACTTTCCTAACAAGCATGttaatttgattcatcCCCATGATTCATTCCCACCAGAGCCTCTTTCAGGTGAATTGAAACAACGTGTAAAGGAGTCCTTAGAAAGAGCGAATATAGACATTCATTATGACACCAGAATTCAAAAAGAGTTAGAGAATGGTGATTTATTAACAACAACTGGCTCTGTCATTATTTCTGacttgaattattggaGTACAtcaaaatacaataatatcaaaattgttgataaatatttaaggTCAGATTTCCTTTTGCCTGATTCTACATTGAAAGTCAATGATATGTTGCAGTTATCGAATGGTGAGAAAACTATTCCTAATTTTTTCTGCATTGGAGACATTGCTTCCCTTCCTATAATTAAAACAGCAGGGTGGGCTCTTTTCATGGCCTCCATTGTTGGAAAGAACATAATAAGTAACTTGTTTGAAGAGGACATGAAAGAAAAACTTCCTCCCGCAGAGAAAATGCCTAGAGGAATACTTTTAGTCGGTGGAAATGGTGATGTTATAAGTTCAAATAATGGTATAGTTGAACTAAACAATCCAGAATATGTAGAAGCCTATAAAGATTATAGGTTTAGCAGCTCCTTCAAGTACTTGGAACTTGATCTCCCAACTGAGAATTAA
- a CDS encoding DEHA2E02596p (weakly similar to uniprot|P39980 Saccharomyces cerevisiae YEL065W SIT1 Ferrioxamine B transporter member of the ARN family of transporters that specifically recognize siderophore-iron chelates), protein MILEKLFKVVQKMSGENYDISSINSAKSFNKSTSNQYDKEAIIDQTYAKTQLDENRIDAEAKVIKDRGVYRVEASKELMDNSKNGKLMKAVLGISIVMCAWAVDLDSSVTYSLAPWATSHYQKHSEGLGALTTANGIIAAISKPVYAQICNTLSRPTTYVISVVLYTVGYIIVAASNTFSAYIVGSALGAAGTSGIRFINSLIAADLTVLKWRSLATAILSAPYIINTWYAGYIVQDLGTSNWRWGYGMFTIIMPVVVCPATYILIFSQQKAHKLIPEDDRALYEQSFSFRKNWKTFIWRLIIEADVLGLLLLGFGFALLLLPFSLQSGAKGGWNNPSMIAMMVIGGVLVIVFFLWEILLAPFPITPRRVLNRTVICCIVIDFFYQFAGMLPLQYLSSYVWIVQNWSNRDWTYYNNTLTVALCVFGLVAGVLYRVTHRYKVFQIFGVLLETVSQGFMINGTEARTDTLSLVWHSICSGAAGGFNVVASATALSAAVPHRDLAVAMSILSLWSLIGQSIGGAVSTAIWGSKMESEFRKYLPSSVSDEQVTGYFHSITAIREDFDWGSDERDGAIKAYKVICYYFFAIAAALQVIRFVAVMLQTNYYLGDTQNAVEFSDETQISNEVERKNVEKSNQKWYVAIYDIW, encoded by the coding sequence AtgattcttgaaaaattattcaaagtaGTTCAGAAGATGAGTGGTGAAAATTATGACATTAGTTCGATTAACCTGGCCAAGCTGTTCAACAAATCCACAAGCAATCAATACGATAAAGAAGCTATAATTGATCAAACGTATGCAAAAACTCAACTAGATGAGAATAGAATTGATGCGGAAGCGAAAGTGATCAAAGACCGTGGTGTTTACAGGGTCGAGGcttcaaaagaattgatGGATAATAGCAAAAATGGTAAATTAATGAAGGCGGTTTTAGGTATCTCAATTGTAATGTGTGCTTGGGCAGTTGACTTGGACTCTAGTGTAACTTACAGTCTCGCCCCATGGGCAACTTCACATTATCAAAAGCATTCAGAAGGCTTGGGTGCCCTTACTACTGCGAACGGAATAATTGCAGCTATTTCTAAGCCAGTTTATGCACAAATTTGCAATACTCTTTCTAGGCCAACCACATATGTTATTAGTGTGGTACTATATACAGTAGGCTATATTATAGTTGCCGCTAGTAATACTTTCTCTGCCTACATTGTCGGTCTGGCTCTTGGCGCAGCAGGAACTTCTGGAATTAGATTCATAAATAGTTTAATCGCGGCAGATTTAACGGTTTTAAAATGGAGATCACTTGCTACTGCGATATTAAGTGCCccatatataattaatacttGGTACGCAGGGTATATTGTTCAAGACTTAGGTACAAGCAATTGGAGATGGGGTTATGGGATGTTCACAATTATAATGCCTGTTGTAGTCTGTCCAGCTACctatattttaatattttctcaACAAAAAGCCCATAAGTTGATACCAGAAGACGATAGAGCACTCTATGAGCAACTGTTTAGCTTTagaaaaaattggaaaacttTTATATGGAGACTTATAATTGAAGCTGACGTTTTGGGTTTATTACTATTAGGATTCGGGTTTGCATTACTTTTATTACCTTTTTCTTTACAATCAGGTGCAAAAGGTGGATGGAATAATCCAAGTATGATTGCCATGATGGTTATTGGTGGGGTGCTTGtaattgtattttttttgtgGGAAATTTTATTGGCACCATTCCCTATTACTCCCCGTAGAGTACTCAACAGGACAGTAATATGCTGTATTGtcattgatttcttttatcaatttgcAGGAATGCTTCCATTGCAATATCTTTCGTCTTATGTGTGGATTGTTCAGAATTGGAGTAACAGAGATTGGACCTATTACAATAATACATTAACGGTAGCATTATGCGTATTTGGTCTAGTCGCTGGGGTATTATATAGAGTAACACATAGGTACAAGGTGTTCCAAATCTTTGGTGTACTTTTAGAAACTGTTTCACAGGGGTTTATGATTAACGGAACGGAGGCAAGGACAGACACTCTCCTGTTAGTATGGCATTCCATCTGCTCTGGCGCTGCAGGTGGTTTTAATGTTGTTGCTAGTGCTACTGCATTACTGGCCGCTGTTCCTCATAGAGACTTAGCAGTAGCAATGTCAATTTTATCACTTTGGTCCTTGATTGGGCAATCAATTGGAGGGGCCGTTTCAACTGCAATTTGGGGACTGAAAATGGAAAGCGAATTTCGTAAATATCTACCTAGTTCTGTTTCTGATGAACAGGTTACTGGTTATTTTCATTCTATTACGGCAATAAGAGAAGATTTTGATTGGGGTAGTGATGAACGAGATGGAGCTATTAAGGCCTACAAAGTTATATGTTACTacttttttgcaattgctGCTGCCTTGCAAGTTATTCGTTTTGTAGCAGTAATGCTCCAAACTAACTACTATTTGGGCGACACTCAAAATGCAGTTGAATTTTCTGATGAGActcaaatttcaaatgaagtCGAAAGAAAAAATGTAGAAAAGTCAAACCAAAAGTGGTATGTTGCTATATACGATATCTGGTGA